The following proteins come from a genomic window of Pyxidicoccus sp. MSG2:
- the acs gene encoding acetate--CoA ligase, translating to MAPTKDDFIPPKEQFSRTSHVKSLEDYQRLYKKSLEEPEAFWGEMAQQLTWFHKPDTVLDVDAEQVDFSWFGGGKLNVAFNCVDRHAKTRPGKPAIIWAKNEPGEYQVISFRDLQHHVGRVANVLKAHGVRKGDRVCIYLPMVPELAYTMLACARIGAVHSVVFAGFSSESLRERILDSGAKVLVTANEGPRGPKFVPTKAIADEAVEGLTQVESILVVRRTAKEVPMRAGRDAWLDVEMSRHRGTCPAEWMDAEDPLFILYTSGSTGKPKGVLHTTGGYLTYAATTFRYVFDIQPDDVHFCAADLGWVTGHSYILYGPLATGTTTVMFESTPTYPNAGRLWQVVDDLKATILYTAPTALRALIKEGDGFVKKSSRKTLRLLGSVGEPINPEVWRWYHDVVGEGRCPVVDTWWQTETGGILIAPLPGATPCKPGSATLPFFGVEPVLVDDEGRVIEGNGVSGNLCLARSWPGQARTLYGHHQRFVETYYSRFPTLYFTGDGCRRDEDGYYWITGRVDDVLNVSGHRLGTAEVESALVAHESVAEAAVVGFPHDLKGTGVCAFVTMKPDWAEASAEQMVGALKEQVRHVIGPIATPDRVVLVNGLPKTRSGKILRRMLRKIASGETDNLGDASTLADPAVLDELLTKGVPPQAKR from the coding sequence ATGGCCCCGACGAAGGACGACTTCATCCCCCCGAAGGAGCAGTTCAGCCGCACCTCGCACGTGAAGAGCCTGGAGGACTACCAGCGCCTCTACAAAAAGAGCCTGGAGGAACCCGAGGCCTTCTGGGGCGAGATGGCCCAGCAGCTCACCTGGTTCCACAAGCCCGACACCGTGCTCGACGTGGATGCGGAGCAGGTGGACTTCTCCTGGTTCGGCGGCGGCAAGCTCAACGTCGCCTTCAACTGCGTGGACCGCCACGCCAAGACACGCCCCGGCAAGCCGGCCATCATCTGGGCGAAGAACGAGCCCGGCGAGTACCAGGTCATCAGCTTCCGTGACTTGCAGCACCACGTGGGCCGCGTCGCCAACGTGCTCAAGGCCCATGGCGTGCGCAAGGGCGACCGCGTCTGCATCTACCTGCCCATGGTGCCGGAACTGGCCTACACCATGCTCGCCTGCGCGCGCATCGGCGCGGTGCACTCGGTGGTGTTCGCCGGCTTCTCGTCGGAGTCCTTGCGCGAGCGCATCCTCGACTCGGGCGCGAAGGTGCTCGTCACCGCCAACGAGGGCCCGCGCGGCCCCAAGTTCGTGCCCACCAAGGCCATCGCCGACGAGGCGGTGGAGGGCCTCACCCAGGTGGAGTCCATCCTCGTCGTGCGCCGCACCGCCAAGGAGGTGCCCATGCGCGCCGGCCGCGACGCCTGGCTGGACGTGGAGATGTCCAGGCACCGCGGCACCTGTCCCGCCGAGTGGATGGACGCCGAGGACCCGCTCTTCATCCTCTACACCTCCGGCTCCACCGGGAAGCCGAAGGGCGTGCTGCACACCACCGGCGGCTACCTCACCTACGCGGCCACCACGTTCCGCTACGTCTTCGACATCCAGCCGGACGACGTGCACTTCTGCGCCGCGGACCTCGGCTGGGTGACGGGCCACAGCTACATCCTCTACGGGCCGCTGGCGACGGGCACCACCACCGTCATGTTCGAGTCCACGCCCACGTACCCCAACGCGGGCCGGCTCTGGCAGGTGGTGGACGACCTCAAGGCCACCATCCTCTACACCGCGCCCACCGCGCTGCGCGCCCTCATCAAGGAGGGCGACGGCTTCGTGAAGAAGTCCTCGCGCAAGACGCTGCGCCTGCTCGGCTCGGTGGGCGAGCCCATCAACCCCGAGGTGTGGCGCTGGTACCACGACGTGGTGGGCGAGGGCCGCTGCCCCGTGGTGGACACCTGGTGGCAGACGGAGACAGGCGGCATCCTCATCGCCCCGCTGCCGGGCGCCACCCCGTGCAAGCCCGGCTCGGCCACCCTGCCCTTCTTCGGAGTGGAGCCGGTGCTGGTGGACGACGAGGGCCGGGTGATTGAGGGCAACGGCGTCAGCGGCAACCTGTGCCTGGCGCGCTCCTGGCCCGGGCAGGCGCGCACGCTGTACGGCCACCACCAGCGCTTCGTGGAGACGTACTACTCGCGCTTCCCCACGCTGTACTTCACGGGTGACGGCTGCCGGCGCGACGAGGACGGCTACTACTGGATTACGGGCCGCGTGGACGACGTGCTCAACGTGTCCGGCCACCGCCTGGGCACCGCCGAGGTGGAGAGCGCGCTGGTGGCCCACGAGTCCGTCGCCGAGGCCGCCGTGGTGGGCTTCCCGCATGACCTCAAGGGCACCGGCGTGTGCGCCTTCGTCACCATGAAGCCGGACTGGGCGGAGGCGTCGGCCGAGCAGATGGTGGGCGCGCTGAAGGAGCAGGTGCGCCACGTCATCGGCCCCATCGCCACGCCGGACCGTGTGGTGCTGGTCAATGGCCTGCCCAAGACGCGCTCCGGAAAGATTCTGCGGCGCATGCTGCGGAAGATTGCGTCCGGAGAGACGGATAACCTGGGCGACGCCAGCACCCTGGCCGACCCGGCCGTGCTCGATGAGTTGCTCACCAAGGGCGTCCCCCCGCAGGCCAAGCGATGA
- a CDS encoding DUF485 domain-containing protein, which translates to MQANSREEALEALAGLRWRVAAALTVAMLVAYLGFILLVAFNKPLMGQQIIPGLSIGIVLGVLVILAAWLLTGIYIVWANGKYDRALHQYRDRK; encoded by the coding sequence ATGCAAGCGAATTCCCGAGAGGAAGCCCTGGAAGCGCTGGCCGGATTGCGCTGGCGCGTGGCCGCGGCGCTCACCGTGGCCATGCTGGTGGCGTACCTCGGCTTCATCCTGCTGGTGGCCTTCAACAAGCCGCTGATGGGGCAGCAAATCATCCCCGGCCTGTCCATTGGCATCGTGCTGGGGGTGCTGGTCATCCTCGCCGCCTGGCTGCTGACGGGCATCTACATCGTCTGGGCGAACGGGAAGTACGACCGGGCCCTCCACCAGTACCGGGACAGGAAGTGA
- a CDS encoding sodium:solute symporter family transporter produces MNPTTTGTQLGQPNTTAIVFFLLFVGITLAITYWAARKTKTTSEFFAAGGGVSAVQNGFALAGDFMSAASFLGIAGLVAMSGFDGLIYSVGWLVGWPVVTFLIAEPLRNLGKYTFADVVAYRLKQTPVRLSAALGTLAVVSFYLIAQMVGAGNLIHLLFGLSYEMAVIIVGAVMILYVLFGGMIATTWVQIVKAVLLLAGATALAVAVLYKFGFNPVNLFNEAATQYGAETLAPGKLVASPLEAISLGLALMFGTAGLPHILMRFYTVPDAKAARSSVFYATGLIGYFYLVTFILGFGASVLVGRTAITGVDKGGNMAAPMLAEVVGGTGFLGFISAVAFATILAVVAGLTLSGAAALSHDLWSTVVRKGKAPEHEQLKVARLASLLLGVLAVVLGVIFKGQNVAFMVGLAFAIAASGNFPALLLSMSWKKFTTNGAVASMLVGTFSAVVLIFLSPTVQVDLLKNTEAFFPLKNPGVITIPLAFVVGVVVSLLFPEREASERFAEVRHRMHVGAPTEGLPAPEVPASAAVATPPSGVQPSKA; encoded by the coding sequence ATGAACCCGACCACGACGGGCACGCAGCTCGGCCAGCCCAACACCACGGCCATCGTCTTCTTCCTCCTCTTCGTCGGCATCACCCTGGCGATTACGTACTGGGCGGCGCGCAAGACGAAGACGACGTCCGAGTTCTTCGCCGCGGGCGGCGGTGTGAGCGCCGTACAGAACGGCTTCGCGCTGGCGGGCGACTTCATGAGCGCCGCCAGCTTCCTCGGCATCGCGGGGCTGGTGGCCATGTCCGGCTTCGACGGGCTCATCTACTCGGTGGGCTGGCTGGTGGGCTGGCCGGTGGTGACGTTCCTCATCGCCGAGCCCCTGCGCAACCTGGGCAAGTACACCTTCGCGGACGTGGTGGCGTACCGACTGAAGCAGACGCCGGTGCGCCTGTCCGCGGCGCTGGGCACGCTCGCGGTGGTGAGCTTCTACCTGATTGCGCAGATGGTGGGCGCCGGCAACCTCATCCACCTGCTCTTCGGCCTGTCGTACGAGATGGCCGTCATCATCGTGGGCGCGGTGATGATTCTGTACGTGCTCTTCGGCGGGATGATTGCCACCACGTGGGTGCAAATCGTGAAGGCGGTGCTGCTGCTGGCGGGCGCGACGGCGCTGGCGGTGGCGGTGCTCTACAAGTTCGGCTTCAATCCGGTGAACCTCTTCAACGAGGCGGCCACGCAGTACGGCGCGGAGACACTGGCGCCCGGCAAGCTGGTGGCGAGCCCCCTGGAGGCCATCTCCCTGGGCCTGGCGCTGATGTTCGGCACCGCGGGCCTGCCGCACATCCTGATGCGCTTCTACACGGTGCCGGACGCGAAGGCGGCGCGCAGCAGCGTGTTCTACGCCACGGGGCTCATCGGCTACTTCTACCTGGTGACGTTCATCCTCGGCTTCGGCGCGTCGGTGCTGGTGGGCCGCACGGCGATTACCGGCGTGGACAAGGGCGGCAACATGGCGGCGCCCATGCTGGCGGAGGTGGTGGGCGGCACGGGCTTCCTGGGCTTCATCTCCGCGGTGGCCTTCGCCACGATTCTCGCGGTGGTGGCGGGCCTGACGCTGTCCGGCGCGGCGGCGCTGTCCCATGACTTGTGGTCCACCGTGGTGCGCAAGGGCAAGGCACCCGAGCACGAGCAACTGAAGGTGGCGCGGCTCGCCAGCCTCCTGCTGGGAGTGCTCGCGGTGGTGCTCGGGGTCATCTTCAAGGGGCAGAACGTGGCCTTCATGGTGGGACTGGCCTTCGCCATCGCCGCGAGCGGCAACTTCCCCGCGCTGCTGCTGTCCATGTCGTGGAAGAAGTTCACCACGAATGGCGCGGTGGCCAGCATGCTGGTGGGCACGTTCAGCGCGGTGGTGCTCATCTTCCTGTCGCCCACGGTGCAGGTGGACCTGCTGAAGAACACCGAGGCGTTCTTCCCGCTGAAGAACCCGGGCGTCATCACCATCCCCCTGGCCTTCGTGGTGGGCGTGGTGGTGTCGCTGCTCTTCCCGGAGCGCGAGGCCTCCGAGCGCTTCGCCGAGGTGCGGCACCGGATGCACGTGGGCGCGCCCACGGAGGGCCTGCCCGCGCCGGAGGTGCCGGCCTCCGCGGCCGTCGCCACGCCGCCGTCGGGAGTCCAGCCGAGCAAGGCCTGA
- a CDS encoding ArnT family glycosyltransferase, with product MSPPSPPATPSPSVKACLTLLAVSAGLRLALAVGTDVYFDTAYYWQWARHLAWGYYDHPPMAAWLIAVLGIHATALVCGAGTVAAVWGLARDVYGSREAAWRAAALWSVVPAGMVAGVWATPDSPLLLFWTLGLWALWKERWGWAGLACGLALLSKYPAVLLGLAFLLAAARARRLPWGAWGTGALALLCFVPVVLWNARHEWVGFLFQLHHGFEGRGGWNTFGQFLAGQLALGGPVLFPLALVYAVRGPREQFLLRMAAVVPLLFFGYASVRAQGEANWPAAAYVAACVGVAGLRPAWQRAVAASSLVLVLAVGTHVLFPLVRTERRDTVLWRTHGWSVLRELATPQKLFPGLDAHNIAAIYASEYQLASQVAYYAGGITDTAFPARFSQYDLWPDPTLAPGQEVLWVTEGGPGPPETLTDRFTSMSDAVLLGGDFRGQRLHTFVVWWLRGLKPEASKGSP from the coding sequence GTGAGCCCGCCGTCTCCCCCAGCCACGCCTTCCCCTTCCGTGAAGGCCTGCCTCACCCTGCTCGCGGTGTCCGCGGGACTGCGGCTCGCGTTGGCGGTGGGCACGGACGTCTACTTCGACACCGCGTACTACTGGCAGTGGGCCCGGCACCTGGCGTGGGGCTACTACGACCATCCGCCCATGGCGGCGTGGCTCATCGCGGTGCTCGGCATCCATGCCACGGCGCTGGTGTGTGGCGCGGGCACGGTGGCCGCGGTGTGGGGCCTGGCGCGGGATGTGTACGGCAGCCGGGAGGCGGCGTGGCGCGCGGCGGCGCTGTGGAGCGTGGTGCCCGCGGGCATGGTGGCCGGGGTGTGGGCCACGCCCGACTCGCCGCTGCTCCTCTTCTGGACGCTGGGGCTGTGGGCCCTCTGGAAGGAGCGCTGGGGGTGGGCGGGGCTGGCCTGCGGCCTGGCGCTGCTGTCCAAGTACCCGGCGGTGCTGCTGGGCCTGGCCTTCCTGCTGGCGGCGGCGCGCGCGCGGCGGCTGCCGTGGGGGGCCTGGGGCACGGGCGCGCTGGCGCTGTTGTGCTTCGTCCCGGTGGTGCTGTGGAACGCGCGGCATGAGTGGGTGGGGTTCCTCTTCCAGCTCCACCACGGCTTCGAGGGACGCGGCGGGTGGAACACCTTCGGCCAGTTCCTCGCGGGGCAGCTCGCGCTCGGCGGCCCGGTGCTGTTCCCCCTCGCCCTGGTGTACGCGGTGCGCGGCCCGCGTGAGCAGTTCCTCCTGCGCATGGCGGCGGTGGTGCCGCTGCTCTTCTTCGGCTACGCGTCGGTGCGCGCGCAGGGCGAGGCCAACTGGCCCGCGGCGGCCTATGTGGCCGCGTGCGTGGGCGTGGCGGGCCTGCGCCCAGCCTGGCAGCGGGCCGTCGCGGCCTCCAGCCTGGTGCTGGTGCTTGCGGTGGGCACCCATGTCCTCTTCCCGCTGGTGCGCACCGAGCGGCGGGACACCGTGCTGTGGCGCACCCACGGCTGGAGCGTGCTGCGCGAGCTGGCCACGCCCCAGAAGCTGTTCCCCGGCCTGGACGCGCACAACATCGCGGCCATCTACGCGTCCGAATACCAGCTCGCCTCGCAGGTGGCGTACTACGCGGGCGGCATCACGGACACCGCGTTCCCCGCGAGGTTCAGCCAGTACGACTTGTGGCCGGACCCCACCCTCGCGCCCGGACAGGAGGTGCTCTGGGTGACAGAGGGCGGCCCCGGGCCACCGGAAACGCTGACCGACCGCTTCACCTCCATGAGCGACGCGGTGCTGCTGGGTGGGGACTTCCGCGGGCAGCGGCTGCACACCTTCGTGGTGTGGTGGCTGCGAGGGCTGAAGCCCGAAGCCAGCAAGGGCAGCCCCTAG
- a CDS encoding porin, producing MRPAPIRLLSLLALVALLPAGPAVAAKIPIGDEAVLNVSLLLQPQLQLIKDGAPVGDVGTDLFLRRARLLVYGNVTKHLSFFFETDQPNFGKDGNYDVAFFIQDAFVSYEFADKLFVDAGFLIAPLSRHNLQGAIALNTVDYHSNLIRFTPGVGKVWRDVGIQLRGFAGPLGFRAAILNGAEGVRKPDGTVVNPDDIPRGVASVRWNFLTREEDLFFQGIYFDDKPRLSVGVGVDYQPSAVATASGVHDSFAASTDIFLDLPLAGDQAVIFNTGVYTYRQGLDSPQSGTGFFSEVGWRFGQLEPVLSAEYFNSRVPDQDLLALKPGFNLWFQKHTLNLKSEVAIAKVGDLSEAVTGITGTAQLQLFY from the coding sequence ATGCGCCCTGCCCCCATCCGCCTGCTGTCGCTCCTGGCCCTCGTGGCCCTGCTGCCCGCCGGCCCCGCGGTCGCAGCCAAGATTCCCATTGGCGACGAAGCCGTCCTCAACGTCAGCCTCCTGCTCCAGCCGCAATTGCAGCTCATCAAGGACGGCGCGCCCGTAGGTGACGTGGGCACCGACCTGTTCCTGCGGCGCGCCCGCCTGCTCGTCTACGGCAACGTCACCAAGCACCTGTCCTTCTTCTTCGAGACGGACCAGCCCAACTTCGGCAAGGACGGCAACTACGACGTCGCCTTCTTCATCCAGGACGCGTTCGTCTCGTACGAGTTCGCGGACAAGCTCTTCGTGGACGCCGGCTTCCTCATCGCCCCGCTGTCGCGCCACAACCTCCAGGGCGCCATCGCCCTCAACACGGTGGACTACCACTCCAACCTCATCCGCTTCACGCCGGGCGTCGGCAAGGTGTGGCGGGACGTGGGCATCCAGCTCCGCGGCTTCGCGGGGCCGCTCGGCTTCCGCGCCGCCATCCTCAACGGCGCCGAGGGCGTCCGGAAGCCCGACGGCACCGTCGTCAACCCGGACGACATCCCGCGCGGCGTCGCGTCCGTCCGGTGGAACTTCCTCACCCGCGAGGAGGACCTCTTCTTCCAGGGCATCTACTTCGACGACAAGCCGCGCCTCTCCGTGGGCGTGGGCGTCGACTACCAGCCCTCCGCCGTCGCCACCGCCAGCGGCGTCCATGACTCGTTCGCCGCGTCCACGGACATCTTCCTCGACCTCCCCCTCGCCGGAGACCAGGCCGTCATCTTCAACACGGGCGTCTACACCTACCGCCAGGGCCTCGACTCGCCCCAGAGCGGCACCGGCTTCTTCTCGGAGGTCGGCTGGCGCTTCGGCCAGCTCGAGCCCGTGCTCTCCGCCGAGTACTTCAACTCGCGCGTGCCGGACCAGGACCTGCTCGCCCTGAAGCCGGGCTTCAACCTCTGGTTCCAGAAGCACACCCTCAACCTCAAGTCGGAGGTCGCCATCGCCAAGGTGGGCGACCTCTCCGAGGCCGTCACCGGCATCACCGGCACGGCCCAACTCCAGCTCTTCTACTGA
- a CDS encoding immunity 52 family protein, with amino-acid sequence MSEGYYAGVYWPGRKESAEACARRTTRLFQDLGPLEPTWEHWFATGRTREEALERPLAPQPATFEQLFTTKKHHLLGGFTLTAWSGESQGSATGVILKCGLTSASVCNSCTLNPPRQGLIAQRVMNGTVMTRALRAMALAWEPDWGIATSELHRAEVLKAAEPGTFAGWVMYFSRSRGAVPPLPAPARIEPVEDKGTLVILTPECFTASNPEHVALAAHVQAILGEAGLLRPLHE; translated from the coding sequence ATGTCCGAGGGCTACTACGCCGGTGTCTACTGGCCCGGCCGCAAGGAGTCGGCCGAAGCCTGCGCTCGACGCACAACGCGTCTCTTCCAGGACCTGGGACCCCTGGAGCCAACCTGGGAGCATTGGTTTGCGACAGGCAGGACTCGTGAAGAGGCACTCGAACGGCCTCTGGCGCCTCAACCAGCGACCTTCGAGCAGCTATTCACGACGAAGAAGCATCACCTGCTGGGTGGTTTCACCCTGACAGCATGGAGTGGAGAGTCCCAGGGAAGCGCTACCGGCGTGATTCTGAAGTGCGGGCTGACGTCAGCGTCCGTATGCAACTCGTGCACGCTGAATCCTCCCCGTCAGGGGCTCATCGCACAGCGGGTCATGAATGGGACCGTGATGACCCGCGCTCTTCGCGCCATGGCGCTGGCCTGGGAACCGGATTGGGGCATCGCGACCTCCGAACTCCATAGAGCCGAAGTGCTCAAGGCAGCGGAGCCCGGCACCTTCGCGGGTTGGGTCATGTACTTCTCGCGGAGTCGCGGCGCGGTACCTCCCCTCCCCGCTCCGGCACGCATCGAACCTGTGGAGGACAAGGGTACTCTCGTCATCCTCACCCCGGAGTGCTTCACGGCGAGCAACCCCGAGCACGTTGCTCTCGCCGCACACGTACAAGCGATTCTGGGCGAGGCCGGGCTGCTGCGCCCCCTCCATGAATAG
- a CDS encoding sigma-54-dependent transcriptional regulator, producing MSRILVIEDEPIIRTELRRLLVRAGHDVSEAGSVQEASADYALDSFDLVLSDLRLPGAPGTDVIALCPGVPVLIMTSYATVKSAVDAMKLGAVDYIAKPFDHDELLMQVERVLREGKLARQNAALKREVEQAHPVSGMVGSCTAMREVFERVRKVAPSPATVLVLGESGTGKELVARAIHAQSPRTDGPLVAVNCAAIPEGLLESELFGHEKGAFTGAQAAHAGLVEAAHGGTLFLDEIGELPAPAQARLLRMLQDGEVRRVGSTRPRRVDVRIVAATHRDLPRRVQEGTFRQDLYFRLRVVEIRLPPLRERGEDLPALAKHLLEKACRQLGRPVATFSTEAMMAMTSHPWPGNVRELENAIERAVILADGPVVTPDLLALELPGGGEAVAPDVGESGVEEAGESTDSMEEYFRRFVLEHQEHMGETELAKRLGISRKALWEKRQKLGIPRTRA from the coding sequence ATGAGTCGCATCCTGGTCATCGAGGACGAGCCCATCATCCGCACGGAGCTGCGCCGCCTGCTGGTGCGCGCGGGGCACGACGTGTCCGAGGCGGGCAGCGTGCAGGAGGCGTCGGCCGACTACGCGCTGGACTCGTTCGACCTGGTGCTGTCGGACCTGCGCCTGCCGGGAGCGCCGGGGACGGATGTGATTGCGCTGTGCCCGGGCGTGCCGGTGCTCATCATGACGAGCTACGCCACGGTGAAGTCCGCGGTGGACGCGATGAAGCTGGGCGCGGTGGACTACATCGCCAAGCCGTTCGACCACGACGAATTGCTGATGCAGGTGGAACGGGTGCTGCGCGAGGGGAAGCTGGCGCGGCAGAACGCGGCGCTGAAGCGCGAGGTGGAGCAGGCGCACCCGGTGAGCGGCATGGTGGGGAGCTGCACGGCGATGCGCGAGGTCTTCGAGCGCGTGCGCAAGGTGGCCCCCTCCCCGGCCACGGTGCTGGTGCTGGGCGAGTCCGGCACGGGCAAGGAACTGGTGGCCCGGGCGATTCACGCACAGAGCCCGAGGACGGACGGGCCGCTGGTGGCGGTGAACTGCGCGGCGATTCCAGAGGGGTTGCTGGAAAGCGAGCTCTTCGGCCACGAGAAGGGCGCCTTCACGGGAGCTCAGGCGGCGCACGCGGGCCTGGTGGAGGCGGCGCACGGCGGGACGCTGTTCCTGGACGAGATTGGCGAGCTGCCCGCGCCCGCGCAGGCACGACTGCTCCGCATGTTGCAGGACGGTGAGGTGCGACGGGTGGGCTCGACGCGGCCGCGCCGGGTGGACGTGCGCATCGTCGCGGCGACGCATCGGGACCTTCCGCGTCGCGTGCAGGAGGGGACGTTCCGCCAGGACCTCTACTTCCGGCTGCGCGTGGTGGAGATACGGCTTCCGCCGCTGAGGGAGCGTGGAGAGGACCTCCCCGCGCTGGCGAAGCACCTGCTGGAGAAGGCGTGCCGGCAGCTCGGGCGACCCGTGGCGACGTTCTCGACGGAAGCGATGATGGCGATGACGTCACACCCGTGGCCGGGCAACGTGCGCGAGCTGGAGAACGCGATTGAGCGCGCGGTCATCCTCGCGGACGGGCCGGTGGTGACGCCGGACCTGCTGGCGCTGGAGCTGCCGGGCGGCGGAGAGGCCGTGGCGCCGGACGTCGGTGAGAGTGGTGTCGAGGAAGCGGGTGAGTCGACGGACTCAATGGAGGAGTACTTCCGCCGCTTCGTGCTGGAGCACCAGGAGCACATGGGCGAGACGGAATTGGCGAAGCGGCTGGGCATCAGCCGCAAGGCGCTGTGGGAGAAGCGCCAGAAGCTCGGCATCCCGCGCACCCGGGCGTGA